A region of the Motilibacter aurantiacus genome:
GCAGCGCACGTCACCAGCGGCGGCTGTTCGACCGGGCGGTCGCGCAGTACGGGTCGCGGGAGGCGGCCAGCCGGTGGGTCCTGCCGCCGGACGACTCCGCCCACGTGCGCGGGCAGGCGGTCGACGTGGGGCCGGCGGAGGGCATGGCCTGGCTGGAGGAGCGCGGGGCGGCGTACGGGCTCTGCCGGCGCTACGCCAACGAGCCCTGGCACTTCGAGCCGCTCACCGAGCCGGGCGGGACGTGCCCGGCCCTCGAGCCGTACTCCGTCCCCTCGGGCGGCCCGGGCTGACCGGCAGGTGTCGCCCGCGCGTCCGGGGGAACCTCCGCGGGGGACCGGGAGGGAGGCGACGTGGCGTCGACGTACGAGGTGCTGCACGAGCTCGCGACGATCGTGCTCGCCGACGAGCCGCTCGCGGACGTGCTGGGACGGGTGACGGCGCTGGCGCGCGACGCGATCCCACCCGCCGAGGACGTCTCGATGACGCTCGTCGAAGGGGACCGGGCCTACACGGCCGCCCACACGGGCCAGCTCTCGCTCGACGCGGACGAGCTGCAGTACGAGAACGGCTACGGCCCCTGCATGGACGCCGGCCGGGGCGGCCTGACGCTGCTGATCTCGGACATGACCGCGGAGCAGCGCTGGCCGGCGTACACCCCCGCAGCCGCGGAGCGCGGCGTGGGCAGCTCGCTGTCGGTCCCGCTCCCCCTGCAGGCCACCGTGATCGGCGCCATCAACATCTACTCGACGAAGGCCCACTCCTTCGACGACCCGCAGGTGGCGCTCCTCGGCGAGGAGGTCGCCCGGTACGCCGCCGTGGCCGTCGCCAACGCGAAGTCCTACGCGAACGCCCGGGCCGAGGCCGCGCAGATGGCGCAGGCCATGTCGTCCCGTGCGGTGATCGAGCAGGCGAAGGGGGTCGTCATGGCCACGCGGCACGTCAGCGCGGACGACGCCTTCGCGCTGCTCATCGAGGCCTCGCAGCGGACCAACCGCAAGCTGCGTGAGATCGCGCGGGACATCACCGAGAGCGCGGCACGGCGGCGGTAGCGGTCGGTAGGGCAGGCTGCCCACCATGGCAGCAACCCTGCGCGAGGCGCTACCGGCAGACGTCCCCGAGCTCGCGGAGCTCGCCGCCCGCTTCTACGCGGAGGAGGGCTTCGGCACGTCGGCCGAGGAGCTCCGGCGTAACGCCGAGGTGCTGGTCGTCGACCCGACCGTCCACACCGTGCTCGCCCTGGACGAGGCGGGCCACCCGGTCGGCTTCGCGATGACGTGGCTCCTGTTCGGCCTCGAGCAGGGCAGGTACGTCGAGCTGGGCGACCTCTACCTGCAACCCGCAGCGCGCGGGACCGGTGCCGGGCGGGCGCTCGTGGAGGACGCACTGGCCTGGGGGGCCCGCAACGGGGCGGGGTCGGCGTACCTCCACGTCGACGACGAGGGTGCCCGTCGTCACGGCCTGCCGGCGTTCTACTCCCACCTCGGCTTCACCGACGCAGGGCGGCGGGTCTGGAGGCAGGAGCTGCCGGGCGCGGGGCGGTGACCCTGACCCCGCCCGCCGCCCTGGCCCGTCGGCTGCGGGAGGCCGGATGCGTGTTCGCGGAGGACGAGGCGGGATTGCTCCTCGCCGCCGCGGACGACGTCGCCGCGCTCGAGCGGATGGTCGAGCAGCGCGCCGCAGGCCGGCCGCTGGAGCAGATCCTCGGCTGGGCCGAGTTCCGCGGCCTGCGGGTGCGCGTGGAGCCGGGCGTGTTCGTGCCGCGGCGGCGCAGCTCGCTGCTGGTCGCGCTCGCCGCCCGCCGGCTCGCGCCCGGCGACGTCGTGGTCGACGTGTGCTGCGGGTCGGGGGCGCTCGGCCTCGCGCTGGCGGCTGCGGTGCCCGGCCTTCGGGTGTACGCCGTCGACAACGACCCCGCAGCCGTCCGCTGCGCGCGGCGCAACCTCGACGTCGTCGGTGGCACCGTCCTGCAGGGCTCGTTGCTGGGCCCGCTGCCGACGTCCCTGCGGGGGCAGGTCTCCGCCGTCGTCGCGGTCCCGCCGTACGTGCCGAGCGCCGAGATCGCGCTGATGCCGGCCGAGGCACGTGACCACGAGCCCCGTGCCGCACTGGACGGCGGCGTGGACGGGCTGGACGTGATGCGCGCGCTGGCCGCCGAGGTGGGCCCCTGGCTGGCTGCCGACGGCCACGTGCTGGTGGAGGTGGCCGCGCACCAGGCGCAGGCCGTCGCGGCGCAGCTCGGCGCGGTCGGGCTGGGGGCGGGCGTCGAGTCCGACGACGAGTCCGGCGCGACGGCCGTGGTGGCCCGCCGCCGCTGAGGCAGGTCACTAGGCTGCGGCCATGCCACGCCGCTGCGCATGGGCCGAGAGCTCGGGCCTCATGCGCGAGTACCACGACACCGAGTGGGGCGTGCCCTCGCACGACGACCGCTACCTCTTCGAGCTCCTCGTCCTGGAGGGCGCGCAGGCGGGCCTGTCGTGGTCGACGATCCTCGCCAAGCGCGAGCGCTACCGCCAGGTGCTCGACGGGTTCGACCCCGAGCGGATCGCGGCGTACGACGCGGACAAGCAGCAGGAGCTGCTGGCCGACCCGGGCATCGTCCGGAACCGGCTGAAGGTCGCGTCGTTGCCCGGCAACGCGGCGGCCTTCCTGGCGGTTGGGGAATCCCACGGCAGCTTCGCCGCGTACCTCTGGAACTGGGTGGACGGCAGGCCGGTCGTCAACGCGCCGCCCGGCCTCGGTGACGTACCGGCTCGCACGGAGCTCTCGGACCGGCTGAGCAAGGACCTCAAGAAGCGTGGCTTCCGCTTCGTCGGGAGCACGATCGTCTACGCGTACCTGCAGGCGGTCGGCGTCGTGGACGACCACGTCGTGGGGTGCGAGGCGCGTGGGGCGCAGCCCGCCGTGGGCTGACCCCGGCCCGCCGAGGCTCCGGCGGTGCCCCCGGTGACATCCCTCCACACGGTCGCGTCATGCAGAAGGTCCGAGTTCGTTGCGGTTTGGCAGCCGCCCCGCAAGGCACAAGGTAGGCGCTGCGTGATTTCGTCCGCAGCCGACAAGGCGCCCTCCACGGCGCACGTGCCTGCCCTCAGGAGGACCCATGGCCCAGCAGCACCGCACCGAGCGCGACGTCCCCCGCGTCACCACCACCGAAGGCTCCACCGGCGGCTCCTACGCTGTCGACAAGGGCCTTCCGGGCCACGCCCGCGACCGGCTCGAGGTCCAGCACGAGCGGTTCGGCGGCATCAACTGGGTGCCCGCCTTCTTCGGCTGGCTCTCGGCCAACGGCCTCGCCGTACTGCTCATCGCCCTGCTCTCGGCCGCGGGCGTAGCCGTCGGGCTGACCAAGGGGCTCCCGGGAGCTGACGAGGCCGGGGACGTCGCCTCCAGCAACGCCGGCACCATCGGGATCGGCGGCGGCATCGCCGTGCTCGTCCTGTTCGCGATCGCCTACTTCGCCGGCGGCTACGTTGCGGGCCGCATGTCGCGGTTTGACGGTGCCCGTCAGGGCGTCGCCGTCTGGGTGATCGGGCTCGTCGTCGTCGTCGCGCTGGCGCTGGCCGGAGTGGCGTTCGGCGCGAAGTACAACGTGCTCTCGCAGCTGAACCTCCCGCGCATCCCGGTCGACGAGGGCACCGCCACCACCGGTGGTGTCATCGCTCTGGTCGCGGTGCTCCTGGTCACCCTGGCCGCGGCGGTCCTCGGCGGCAAGCTGGGCGAGCGCTACCACCGCAAGGTCGACCGCGCCGCCTACTCGGTGGACTGACTCACTCCGCCGCCGCCCGCGCGCGTGCCGCGGGCGGCGGCCAGCTGCCGTCGGTGGCCCGGCGGAAGCGCCGGCCCGTGACCGTCGTCGGCACGATCCGCACGAAACGCTCCTTCGGCCCGGCCTGCCAGGGGAACAGGGGCAGCGAGAACGTCGCGCCCAGCTCCTCGAGGCTGCGCACCTCCTGCGCCCGGCCCTTGACGACCACGCTCCAGGCCACGCCCCGGCCTGCGTCGTAGCCGTCGGCCTCGTACGCGACGGCGGGCGCGACCGTCACGGCGGCGAGCTTGCTCCCCTGCGCGGTGCGGAAGACGACCGACCCGCCGTCGACCACGTGGTTGACCGGGAAGATGTCGGGCTCGCCGGCGACCGAGACCGCCAGCCGGCCCACGTCGGCCGCGCGCAGCAGCGCCCAGCACTCGTGCGCCTGCAGGGTCTCCACGCCGTCGTCCCCGTCGTTCGTCACCATGGGTCGAGGGTTGCGCGTTCCGCGTTCGCGCGCCAGGGAGGAAGGTCCCTTCCAGGCCAGCGCGGCCCGCCGCCTGTACGGGCGGGCACGCGGTGCTAGCCCGCGTACGCCGCCCGCATGATCGCCCGCATGTCCTCGAGCATCGGCATCCGCGGGTTCGCCGGCGCGCACTGGTCCTCGTACGCGTTCATCGCCTGACGGGGCAGCGCTGCCACGAACTCGCGCTCGTCGACGCCGGCCTCGCGGAACGACGCCTCGATCCCCGCCGCCGCGCGCAGCTCCTCGATCGCCCGGGCGTACGACTCGACGCCCTCCTCGGGGGTGGCCGCGGGCAGGCCGAGCGCCCGGGCGATCTCCTGGAAGCGCTGTGGCGCCCGGTAGTCCTCGTACTTCGGCCAGCCCGTGAGCTTGGCCGGCACGGTCCCGTTGTAGCGCACGACGTGCGGCAGCAGGATGGCGTTGGCGCGCCCGTGCGCGATGTGGAACGTCGCGCCCAGCGTGTGCGCCATCGCGTGCACGATCCCGAGGAAGGCGTTGCCGAACGCCATGCCGGCGATCGTGCCAGCGTTGTGCATCTTCTCCCGCGCGTCCGCGTCGTTCGCCCCGTTCTGCACAGCCCGCTCGAGGTTGGCGAAGATCAGCTTGATCGCATGCAGTGCGAGGCCGTCGGTGAAATCGCTGGCGTAGACGGAGACGTACGCCTCGGTGGCGTGGGTCAGGGCGTCGAACCCGCTGTCGGCGGTGACCTCCGCCGGCATCGAGGCCGTCAGCACGGGGTCGACGATCGCGACGCTCGGGGTCAGGGCGTAGTCGGCGAGCGGGTACTTCTTGCCCGTGGCGGTGTCCGTGATGACGGCGAAGGGCGTGACCTCTGCACCTGTTCCCGACGTCGTCGGGATGCACACGAGGCGAGCCCGCTCGCCGAGGCGGGGGAAGGTGAAGGCGCGCTTGCGGATGTCGAAGAACTTCTCCCGCATGTCGCCGAAGGCGACGTCGGGGTGCTCGTAGAGCAGCCACATGACCTTCGCGGCGTCCATGGGGGAGCCGCCGCCCAGCGCGAGGATCGTGTCGGGTGCGAACTCGCGCATGAGCGTGGCGCCCCGCTGCACCGTCTCCAGGCTCGGCTCCGGCTCGACGCTGTCGATGATCTGCAGCGCGACCGGCTCCCGCCGCCGCTGCAGCACCCGGTTCAGCCTGTCCACGAAGCCGAGCCGCGTCATCGTCGCGTCGGTCACGATCGTCACCCGGGAGATGTCTGGCATGTCGGCGAGGTAGCGGATGGCGTGCGGCTCGAAGTAGGTGCGCGCCGGGACCTTGAACCACTGCATGTTGTTGGTGCGCCGGCCGACCCGCTTGATGTTGAGCAGGTTCCCCGCCGAGACGTTGTTCGACACCGAGTTCGAGCCGTAGCTGCCGCAGCCGAGGGTCAGCGACGGGAGGAAGGCCTTGTACATGTCGCCGATCCCTCCCTGGGACGCCGGCGAGTTCCAGATGACCCGCACCGCCTTGACCCGCCTGCCGAAGGCCTCCGCGAGCTCGGCGTCCTCGGTGTGGATGACCGCGCTGTGCCCGAGGCCGTCGAACTCGACCATGGCGGCGGCCAGGTCCAGGCCGTGGGCACGGCCCTCGGCCCGCAGCACTGCGAGCACCGGGGACAGCTTCTCCCGGGTGAGCGGCTCGTCCGGGCCGACCGAGTCGACCTCGGCGAGCAGCACCGACGTGTCGGCCGGCACCGCGAAGCCGGCCATCTGCGCGATCCTCGCTGCCGGCTGGCCCACCACGTCGGCGTTGAGCCGCGCGCCGCCACAGTTCGCGCTGTGTGCGGTGGTGCCGAAGACGAGCTCCTCGAGCATCCGCTTCTCCTCGGGGCTGACCCGGTACGCGTGCAGCCGGGCGAACTCCTGCAGCGCCGCCTCGTAGATGTCCGCGTCGAGGATGACGGCCTGCTCCGACGCACACACCATCCCGTTGTCGAAGCACTTGGACAGGACGATGTCGTTGACGGCGCGGCGCAGCTTCGCCGTGCGCTCCACGTAGGCCGGGACGTTGCCCGCCCCGACCCCGAGCGCCGGCTTGCCCGCGGAGTAGGCGGCCTTGACCATGGCGTTCCCGCCGGTCGCGAGGATCACCGAGACGCCCGGATGGCGCATCAGCGCGTGGGTCGCCTCCAGCGACGGCTCCTCGACCCACTGGATGCAGTTCTCCGGGGCCCCGGCGGCGACGGCTGCTTCCCGTACCGCCAGTGCGGCGGCGGTGCTGCTGCGCTGCGCCGAGGGGTGGAACGCGAAGACGACGGGGTTGCGAGTCTTCAGCGCGATCAAGGACTTGAAGATGACGGTGGAGGTGGGGTTGGTGACGGGCGTGACGCCCGCCACGACGCCGACCGGCTCGGCGATCTCGACGATGCCGTCGATCTCGTCGCGGCGGACGACGCCGACGGTCCGGAGACCGGCGATGCTGTGCGTCACGTGCTCGCACGCGAAGATGTTCTTGACCGCCTTGTCCTCGAACACGCCGCGCCCCGTCTCCTCGACTGCCAGCAGGGCCAGCTCCGTGTGCTTGCCGAGTGCGGCCACGGAGGCCTTCGCGACGATGTGGTCGACCTGCTCCTGGGTGAAGGAGCCGTAGTCGTCGAGCGCCTTCAACGCGTTCGTCACGAGCTCGCCGACGGCCACGGTGACCGGCAGTGGGACAGTGGTGGTCGTCTGCTGCGACACAGGGGGCTCCCCCGGTAGGGCTTCATCCGGCACCGGGAAAGCTATTGAGGGCAGGAGGCGCGACGTAGGGCCCGAAGTCCCGTCCCTGCGGGCGGCATGCCGGCGTCCCGCTGGTCGCCACGATCGACGGGCCCGCCCTGCCTCGGCAGCACCGGCTGCATCGCACGGGCAGCAGGACAGGCCCTTGGTCCCTGGGCGGGCGGCCGTGCCGTCACGCACTCTCGACCGCATGGCACCCACGGACGTGCTCGGGGAACGGCGGTGACCGTGCTCACCACGCGCCCGCCGGCAGGCGGGGGGCGCGGTGTGTCGGTGGTGCGCGCCGACGGGCGCCTCGTGCGCATCCGCCCTGCCGCTCGTGCGGACCGCTCCGCGCTGCTCGCCCTGCACGCCGACGCGTCCGATCGCAGCAACTACCTGCGCTTCTTCACCGCGGGGCGCGGGGCTTCGGCCGCGTACGTCGACCTGCTGCTCGGCACCCGGGAGCCGGACGGCCAGGCGCTCGTCGCCGTCGAGGGCGACGCGCTCATCGGGGTGGCCGGTTGGGTGCGCGAGGGAGCCGACGAGGCCGAGGTCGCCCTGCTCGTCAGCGACGCCCGCCAGCGCCTCGGCATCGGCACGCTGCTGCTCGAGCACCTTGCCGCGGACGCACGCGCCCACGGGGTCCGCCGCTTCGTGGCCGAGACCCTCGCGGAGAACGTCGCGATGCTGCGGGTGTTCGACGACCTCGGCTTCGCCGTCACCCGCGAGGTCGACCAGGAGAGCGTCCACGTCACCTGCAGCGTCCTGCCGGACGAGTCGACGATCGCGGCCGTCGACGAGCGGGAGCGGAGGGCCGGGGTGCGGAGCCTGGCGCCGGTCATGGCGCCGCGCTCCGTGGTCGTCGTCGGCGCGGGACGGCGCCCGGGCTCGGTCGGCAACGAGCTGCTGCGCTGCGTCACCGAAGCAGGCTTCACAGGTGACGTGTACGCCGTGGGCCGCGCGGACGGCGACCTGCACGGTGTCCGGGTCCACCACGACGTACGGGACCTCCCGGTCGCCCCTGACCTGGCGGTCGTCGCGGTTCCCGCCCCCGCAGTGCCGGAGGCCCTGCAGGCGTGCGGGGAACGCGGTGTCCGTGCAGCCGTCATCGTGTCGGCGGGGTTCGCGGAGACCGGTGCCGACGGGGCCGAGGCCCAGGCCGAGCTCGTCGCGATCGCGCGGCACCACGGGATGCGCGTCGTCGGGCCGAACTGCCTCGGGGTGCTGAGCACCGATCCGGCCGTCCGGCTCCACGCCGTTCCCGGGCGGCTGCCGGGGCTGCAGGGCACGCTCGCGCTCGGCTCCCAGTCCGGGGCGCTGGGCTCCGCACTGCTCCACGCCGCGGCCCGTGCCGGGGTGGGGGTTTCGAGCTTCGTCTCGGTCGGCAACAAGGCCGACGTCAGCGGGAACGACCTGCTGCTCTACTGGGAGCAGGACCAACGGACCGCCGTGATCGGGCTCTACCTCGAGTCCTTCGGCAACCCGCGCAAGTTCGCCCGCATCGCGCGCCGCGTCTCCCGGCACAAGCCGGTGCTCGCCCTCAAGTCCGGGCGCACCGCCGCGGGACGGCGGGCCGGCTCCTCGCACACGGCGGCGGCCGCTGCCTCCGACGCCGTCGTCGACGCCCTCTTCCGGCAGGCGGGCGTGCTCCGCATGGACACGGTGGAGGACCTGCTCGACAGCGCTCGCGTGCTCGCCGGGCAGCCCCTCCCGCGCGGGCGCAGGGTCGCGGTCCTCGGCAACGCCGGCGGCCCGGGGGTGCTCGCCGCCGACGCGGCCTCCGCTGCCGGGCTCGCGGTCGCGGAGCTCTCGGTGGACGCGCAGTCCCGGCTGCTCGCGGACGTGCCGAAGGCCGTGTCCACGATGAACCCGGTCGACCTCGGCGCGGCCGCGTCCCCCGCCGCCGTCGCCGCCGGCCTGCGGGCGCTCCTGCGCTGCGACGAGGTCGACGCCGTGCTCGTGGTGGTCGCCGAGACGCTCGAGCACGTCACGGACGACGTCACGGCCGCGGTGGCCGCCGCGGGAGCGCAGGCCGACAAGCCCGTGCTGCTCGTGGCCCTCGCGGCCCCCGCGGGATCGATCCCCCTTCCCGATGCCGGGAGCGGAAGGTTCCTGCCCGTCTTCGGCTTCCCGGAGCCGGCCGCGCGTGCGCTCGCGACGGCCGCGGCGTACGCCGACGTCCGCAGCCGCCCGGTGGGGCGGGTGCGCGCGCCGGCTGTGCAGGCCGCGCCCGTCCGGGCGCTGGTCGCGGCGGTGCTCGAGGAGTGCCCGGACGGGCGGTGGC
Encoded here:
- a CDS encoding D-alanyl-D-alanine carboxypeptidase family protein, whose amino-acid sequence is MTSGWRSARHQRRLFDRAVAQYGSREAASRWVLPPDDSAHVRGQAVDVGPAEGMAWLEERGAAYGLCRRYANEPWHFEPLTEPGGTCPALEPYSVPSGGPG
- the adhE gene encoding bifunctional acetaldehyde-CoA/alcohol dehydrogenase; protein product: MSQQTTTTVPLPVTVAVGELVTNALKALDDYGSFTQEQVDHIVAKASVAALGKHTELALLAVEETGRGVFEDKAVKNIFACEHVTHSIAGLRTVGVVRRDEIDGIVEIAEPVGVVAGVTPVTNPTSTVIFKSLIALKTRNPVVFAFHPSAQRSSTAAALAVREAAVAAGAPENCIQWVEEPSLEATHALMRHPGVSVILATGGNAMVKAAYSAGKPALGVGAGNVPAYVERTAKLRRAVNDIVLSKCFDNGMVCASEQAVILDADIYEAALQEFARLHAYRVSPEEKRMLEELVFGTTAHSANCGGARLNADVVGQPAARIAQMAGFAVPADTSVLLAEVDSVGPDEPLTREKLSPVLAVLRAEGRAHGLDLAAAMVEFDGLGHSAVIHTEDAELAEAFGRRVKAVRVIWNSPASQGGIGDMYKAFLPSLTLGCGSYGSNSVSNNVSAGNLLNIKRVGRRTNNMQWFKVPARTYFEPHAIRYLADMPDISRVTIVTDATMTRLGFVDRLNRVLQRRREPVALQIIDSVEPEPSLETVQRGATLMREFAPDTILALGGGSPMDAAKVMWLLYEHPDVAFGDMREKFFDIRKRAFTFPRLGERARLVCIPTTSGTGAEVTPFAVITDTATGKKYPLADYALTPSVAIVDPVLTASMPAEVTADSGFDALTHATEAYVSVYASDFTDGLALHAIKLIFANLERAVQNGANDADAREKMHNAGTIAGMAFGNAFLGIVHAMAHTLGATFHIAHGRANAILLPHVVRYNGTVPAKLTGWPKYEDYRAPQRFQEIARALGLPAATPEEGVESYARAIEELRAAAGIEASFREAGVDEREFVAALPRQAMNAYEDQCAPANPRMPMLEDMRAIMRAAYAG
- a CDS encoding GNAT family N-acetyltransferase yields the protein MAATLREALPADVPELAELAARFYAEEGFGTSAEELRRNAEVLVVDPTVHTVLALDEAGHPVGFAMTWLLFGLEQGRYVELGDLYLQPAARGTGAGRALVEDALAWGARNGAGSAYLHVDDEGARRHGLPAFYSHLGFTDAGRRVWRQELPGAGR
- a CDS encoding DNA-3-methyladenine glycosylase I, producing the protein MPRRCAWAESSGLMREYHDTEWGVPSHDDRYLFELLVLEGAQAGLSWSTILAKRERYRQVLDGFDPERIAAYDADKQQELLADPGIVRNRLKVASLPGNAAAFLAVGESHGSFAAYLWNWVDGRPVVNAPPGLGDVPARTELSDRLSKDLKKRGFRFVGSTIVYAYLQAVGVVDDHVVGCEARGAQPAVG
- a CDS encoding pyridoxamine 5'-phosphate oxidase family protein, whose translation is MVTNDGDDGVETLQAHECWALLRAADVGRLAVSVAGEPDIFPVNHVVDGGSVVFRTAQGSKLAAVTVAPAVAYEADGYDAGRGVAWSVVVKGRAQEVRSLEELGATFSLPLFPWQAGPKERFVRIVPTTVTGRRFRRATDGSWPPPAARARAAAE
- a CDS encoding bifunctional acetate--CoA ligase family protein/GNAT family N-acetyltransferase; its protein translation is MTVLTTRPPAGGGRGVSVVRADGRLVRIRPAARADRSALLALHADASDRSNYLRFFTAGRGASAAYVDLLLGTREPDGQALVAVEGDALIGVAGWVREGADEAEVALLVSDARQRLGIGTLLLEHLAADARAHGVRRFVAETLAENVAMLRVFDDLGFAVTREVDQESVHVTCSVLPDESTIAAVDERERRAGVRSLAPVMAPRSVVVVGAGRRPGSVGNELLRCVTEAGFTGDVYAVGRADGDLHGVRVHHDVRDLPVAPDLAVVAVPAPAVPEALQACGERGVRAAVIVSAGFAETGADGAEAQAELVAIARHHGMRVVGPNCLGVLSTDPAVRLHAVPGRLPGLQGTLALGSQSGALGSALLHAAARAGVGVSSFVSVGNKADVSGNDLLLYWEQDQRTAVIGLYLESFGNPRKFARIARRVSRHKPVLALKSGRTAAGRRAGSSHTAAAAASDAVVDALFRQAGVLRMDTVEDLLDSARVLAGQPLPRGRRVAVLGNAGGPGVLAADAASAAGLAVAELSVDAQSRLLADVPKAVSTMNPVDLGAAASPAAVAAGLRALLRCDEVDAVLVVVAETLEHVTDDVTAAVAAAGAQADKPVLLVALAAPAGSIPLPDAGSGRFLPVFGFPEPAARALATAAAYADVRSRPVGRVRAPAVQAAPVRALVAAVLEECPDGRWLSPPEVEEVLAAYGILGCRQREAPAPESSVTVGAAQDPQFGPVVTAGRVGRLADRAFRLVPLTREDAARMLDELRPPGLPGDLDAPAVSRPALAALVCRVAALVDAHPEVAELDLGRVAHRGNDLVVGDAALRVAPARLPDVAVRRLQG
- a CDS encoding putative protein N(5)-glutamine methyltransferase, with the protein product MTLTPPAALARRLREAGCVFAEDEAGLLLAAADDVAALERMVEQRAAGRPLEQILGWAEFRGLRVRVEPGVFVPRRRSSLLVALAARRLAPGDVVVDVCCGSGALGLALAAAVPGLRVYAVDNDPAAVRCARRNLDVVGGTVLQGSLLGPLPTSLRGQVSAVVAVPPYVPSAEIALMPAEARDHEPRAALDGGVDGLDVMRALAAEVGPWLAADGHVLVEVAAHQAQAVAAQLGAVGLGAGVESDDESGATAVVARRR
- a CDS encoding ANTAR domain-containing protein codes for the protein MASTYEVLHELATIVLADEPLADVLGRVTALARDAIPPAEDVSMTLVEGDRAYTAAHTGQLSLDADELQYENGYGPCMDAGRGGLTLLISDMTAEQRWPAYTPAAAERGVGSSLSVPLPLQATVIGAINIYSTKAHSFDDPQVALLGEEVARYAAVAVANAKSYANARAEAAQMAQAMSSRAVIEQAKGVVMATRHVSADDAFALLIEASQRTNRKLREIARDITESAARRR